From Candidatus Micrarchaeia archaeon, the proteins below share one genomic window:
- a CDS encoding dihydroorotase family protein, whose amino-acid sequence MLIRNATAYVDSEFRQTDILIADGRIAKVGKGLDSKGEEILDASGLVAFPGLIDMHVHFREPGETWKEDFKSGGSAAVAGGYTLVYDMPNNVPKPTVTKGALEEKKRLAAKSRCEVRFHFGATESNLQEVKEANPESLKMYLGMTTGNLLMQDEKSVAAHMKAFPKERQVFVHAEPREIGLAVGIAEKAKRKVHITHVPNEAVLGAAKKWKLATADVTPHHLFLCRSDFEDGDCRALVKPGLETIGAVSELWTRLEEIDAVATDHAPHTLEDKRKGAFGFPGLETALSLFLDAYSKGMVDLGWIAKRFSENPARIMGLKDYGRIGPGYVGNITLADLKREWTVRGADFCSKSKWTPFEGKRLRGRAVKTIIRGETAFSLE is encoded by the coding sequence ATGCTCATAAGGAACGCGACCGCGTACGTGGACTCCGAATTCAGGCAGACGGACATACTTATTGCAGATGGGCGCATCGCGAAAGTGGGAAAGGGGCTGGATTCAAAGGGCGAAGAGATATTGGACGCTTCAGGGCTGGTCGCGTTCCCGGGCCTCATAGACATGCACGTGCATTTCAGGGAGCCGGGGGAAACCTGGAAGGAGGATTTCAAAAGCGGCGGCTCTGCTGCGGTTGCAGGGGGCTACACGCTCGTGTACGACATGCCGAACAACGTCCCGAAGCCCACTGTAACCAAGGGGGCGCTGGAGGAGAAGAAAAGGCTCGCGGCGAAATCCCGGTGCGAGGTGCGGTTCCACTTCGGCGCCACTGAGAGCAACCTGCAGGAAGTGAAGGAAGCGAACCCTGAGAGCCTAAAGATGTATCTCGGGATGACCACGGGCAATCTGCTCATGCAGGATGAAAAGAGCGTAGCCGCGCACATGAAAGCCTTTCCAAAGGAAAGACAGGTATTCGTGCACGCAGAGCCAAGGGAAATCGGGCTGGCCGTGGGGATTGCGGAAAAGGCGAAGCGGAAGGTGCATATCACCCATGTGCCCAACGAGGCAGTGCTCGGGGCGGCGAAGAAATGGAAGCTTGCGACTGCTGACGTGACGCCGCACCACCTTTTCCTGTGCAGGTCGGATTTCGAAGACGGGGACTGCAGGGCGCTCGTGAAGCCCGGGCTGGAAACCATAGGGGCTGTTTCGGAATTGTGGACGAGGCTGGAGGAGATAGATGCGGTTGCGACAGACCACGCGCCGCATACGCTCGAGGACAAGAGGAAGGGCGCGTTCGGATTCCCAGGGCTCGAAACTGCGCTTTCGCTTTTCCTGGACGCTTATTCTAAAGGGATGGTGGACCTGGGCTGGATAGCCAAGCGATTTTCGGAAAATCCGGCCAGGATAATGGGCCTGAAGGATTACGGGCGCATCGGGCCTGGTTATGTGGGGAACATAACACTCGCGGATTTGAAGAGGGAGTGGACTGTGCGGGGCGCGGATTTTTGCAGCAAGTCCAAATGGACTCCTTTCGAGGGGAAAAGATTGAGGGGCAGGGCGGTTAAAACCATCATCAGAGGGGAAACCGCATTCAGTTTGGAATGA